A segment of the Fimbriimonadia bacterium genome:
ACCAGGTCGCCATCGTCGTCCTCGAAGTACCAGTGCTCCCAGCCGTTGCAGGGACTACCATTCGAGAGCTCGCGCCCGACCTGATGAATGGACCCCACCGAGCCGTTCATCATTAGCTTGCCGTCGGCACGAACGGTAGCAGCCAGCTTCCGGTCTCTCCGGAAGAACAGCTGTTGTCCTGGCGACAGCAAACCGGCCTCTATCAACGAGCCGAACGCGACCCGAGGTGCAAGGCGTTTCCGGTCGGAAACGTCGAACACCTTGGGAATGGACAACCCGACCGGTGTGGTTTCCAGGCGCTCCTTCGCGATCATCACATATCCCGCATCGCGCTCGATCCCAAGGTAGTGCCTGTGTAGCTTCTTCGCCACCACGCCGGTCGTTCCAGAACCGAAGAAGGGGTCCAGCACGAGGTCTCCGGGATTGGTGCTTGCCAGAATCACACGATAGAGCAGGGCCTCGGGCTTTTGTGTCGAGTGCGCCTTGCTACCCCCTACCTTGATCCGCTCTCGTCCACTGCAAATAGGCAGGACCCAGTCACTGCGCATCTGCAGGTCGTCGTTCAGCCCACGCATGGCATGATGGTTGAACGTGTACTTAGCACCGTTCTGACGGCACGCCCATATCAGTGTCTCGTGTGCGTTGGTGAAGCGGACACCACGGAAGTTAGGCATTGGGTTGGTCTTGATCCAGATCACGTCGTTCAAGATCCAGTAGCCGAGGTCTTGCATGATGGTTCCTATCCGGAAGATGTTATGATAGGTGCCGATCACCCAGATGGTCCCCGTCGGCTTTAGTAGACGTCTGCACTCGCCCAGCCACGCCTTCGAGAATTCGTCGTACTCGGCGAAGCTGCCGAAGCGGTCCCATGCATCGTCTACTGCGTCCACCTTGGTCATGTTGGGGCGCCAAAGCTCTTGCCTCAGTTGCAAGTTGTACGGCGGGTCAGCGAAGATGCAGTCAGCGCATGCGTCCGGCAGACGTGCCATCTCCTCGACGCAATCGCCCTGAATCACTGCATCTAGAGTCATCGGGTCTTGCTCTCCGCCCATGCATCGAGTGTTAGGTCTTGCGCGCTCACCCTCGGTGTCTCCGAGGATGCATCTCTCGCACCCGTGCTGCTCGATTGTACCGATTGGCCGGGACTACCGATAGCGTGGAACCATCTCTCGCATCCAGAAGCGCGCAGTGAAGTAAGCGGCAAACACCGCCGGAGGAGCTAACGCCGGCCACCAAACAGGGTCGTGAGCCACCGAATGCAGGATTGCCAGCACCTGCAAAATCGCACACAACGCAACTATCGCCATCGGCCG
Coding sequences within it:
- a CDS encoding site-specific DNA-methyltransferase — its product is MTLDAVIQGDCVEEMARLPDACADCIFADPPYNLQLRQELWRPNMTKVDAVDDAWDRFGSFAEYDEFSKAWLGECRRLLKPTGTIWVIGTYHNIFRIGTIMQDLGYWILNDVIWIKTNPMPNFRGVRFTNAHETLIWACRQNGAKYTFNHHAMRGLNDDLQMRSDWVLPICSGRERIKVGGSKAHSTQKPEALLYRVILASTNPGDLVLDPFFGSGTTGVVAKKLHRHYLGIERDAGYVMIAKERLETTPVGLSIPKVFDVSDRKRLAPRVAFGSLIEAGLLSPGQQLFFRRDRKLAATVRADGKLMMNGSVGSIHQVGRELSNGSPCNGWEHWYFEDDDGDLVGIDVLRQRLLAATDGARPCGV